One region of Oryza sativa Japonica Group chromosome 5, ASM3414082v1 genomic DNA includes:
- the LOC4339471 gene encoding protein IQ-DOMAIN 6 — protein MGASGKWIKSLVSLKAAPEGTTKGRRWTRLWRSSSSASASASTAGDASESASSEADAFSSVVAAVVRAPPRDFRVIRQEWAAVRVQAAFRAFLARRALKALRGIVRLQALVRGRLVRRQLAVTLKCMNALLRVQERARERRARCSADGRDSQDAVGERDGRADPIKQAEEQWCDSQGSVSEVRSKIHMRHDAVAKRERAIAYALSHQPRSSKQSARPSSPARSLRNHESNRCNHDWSYIEGWMATKPWESRLMEQSHAELKCSKNSGELNLAGAQLSNASSVKMRGNRVAAKPPSVLSASSSDFPCDVSSASTSSATPARSDGGHGEGPSYMSLTKSAKARQSCNSPFQIQRQRSGGMSSYKRVALSPLDVQSNACSEFSVTSRKLNSLSLKGRSMTRSLDKENDNLF, from the exons ATGGGGGCGTCGGGGAAGTGGATCAAGTCGCTGGTGAGCCTCAAGGCGGCGCCGGAGGGGACGACGAAGGGGCGGAGGTGGACCCGGCTGTGGCGGAgcagctcgtcggcgtcggcgtcggcgtcgaccgCGGGGGACGCGTCGGAGTCGGCGTCGTCGGAGGCCGACGCGTTCAgctcggtcgtcgccgccgtcgtccgcgcgCCGCCCAGGGACTTCCGCGTCATCCGCCAGGAGTGGGCCGCCGTCCGCGTCCAGGCGGCCTTCCGCGCCTTCTTG GCGCGGCGGGCGTTGAAGGCGCTGAGAGGCATCGTGCGGCTGCAGGCGCTGGTGCGGGGGCGGCTGGTGCGGCGGCAGCTCGCCGTGACGCTCAAGTGCATGAACGCGCTGCTGCGGGTGCAGGAGCgcgcgcgggagcggcgggcgCGCTGCTCGGCGGATGGCCGGGACTCGCAGGACGCGGTCGGCGAGCGCGACGGCCGCGCCGACCCGATCAAACAAGCAGAG GAACAATGGTGTGACAGTCAAGGATCGGTTTCTGAAGTAAGATCGAAAATACACATGAGGCATGATGCTGTGGCTAAGAGGGAAAGGGCAATTGCTTATGCGCTTTCTCACCAG CCTAGGAGTTCAAAACAAAGTGCAAGGCCAAGCTCTCCTGCTAGATCTCTGAGGAACCATGAGTCTAATAGGTGCAATCACGACTGGAGCTATATTGAAGGATGGATGGCAACAAAGCCTTGGGAGAGCAGGCTCATGGAGCAAAGCCATGCTGAATTGAAGTGTTCCAAGAACAGTGGCGAACTGAACTTAGCTGGCGCCCAACTTTCAAATGCAAGCTCAGTTAAGATGAGAGGGAACAGGGTGGCAGCAAAGCCTCCTTCTGTACTCTCAGCTTCTTCTTCAGACTTCCCGTGTGATGTGAGCTCTGCATCGACATCGTCAGCAACTCCAGCAAGATCCGACGGTGGACATGGTGAAGGTCCGAGTTACATGAGCTTGACGAAGTCTGCAAAAGCAAGGCAGAGCTGCAACAGTCCATTCCAGATTCAGAGACAGCGATCTGGAGGCATGTCATCTTACAAAAGGGTTGCACTCTCTCCATTAGATGTTCAGAGCAACGCCTGTTCAGAATTTTCAGTCACCTCCAGGAAGTTAAACAGTCTGTCTCTGAAAGGCCGTAGCATGACAAGGAGCTTGGACAAGGAGAATGACAATCTGTTCTAG
- the LOC4339472 gene encoding probable cytokinin riboside 5'-monophosphate phosphoribohydrolase LOGL7 isoform X1: protein MGDGAEAAGATAASRFGTICVFCGSNAGRRRVFGDAALDLGHELVRRGVDLVYGGGSIGLMGLIARTVLDGGRRVVGVIPRALMAVEISGESVGEVIVVQDMHERKAEMARRSKAFIALPGGYGTMEELLEMITWCQLGIHDKPVGLLNVDGYYDPLLALFDKGEAEGFINSDCRQIFVSAPTASELLTKMEQYTRLHQEVAPATSWEISELGYGRTPGADQS, encoded by the exons ATGGGAGacggagcggaggcggcgggggcgaccGCGGCGAGCAGGTTCGGGACGATCTGCGTCTTCTGCGGCAGCAACGCGGGGCGCCGCAGGGTGTTCGGCGACGCGGCGCTCGACCTCGGCCACGAGCTG gTGAGGCGGGGCGTCGATCTGGtctacggcggcggcagcatcgGGCTGATGGGCTTGATCGCGCGTACGGTTCTCGACGGCGGCCGCCGTGTCGTCGG GGTGATTCCTAGAGCTCTCATGGCTGTCGAG ATATCAGGTGAGAGTGTGGGAGAAGTAATAGTTGTACAGGACATGCATGAGCGGAAAGCGGAGATGGCTCGGCGATCCAAAGCGTTCATTGCTCTTCCTG GGGGCTATGGAACAATGGAGGAGCTGTTAGAGATGATAACATGGTGCCAACTTGGAATTCATGACAAGCCA GTTGGATTGCTAAATGTTGACGGTTACTACGATCCACTGCTCGCGTTGTTCGACAAAGGCGAGGCGGAGGGCTTCATCAACTCTGATTGTAGACAAATATTTGTATCTGCACCAACTGCAAGTGAATTGCTGACAAAGATGGAG CAATACACTCGGTTGCACCAGGAGGTGGCCCCTGCAACAAGCTGGGAGATCTCAGAGCTTGGCTATGGAAGAACACCGGGCGCTGATCAATCCTAG
- the LOC4339472 gene encoding probable cytokinin riboside 5'-monophosphate phosphoribohydrolase LOGL7 has translation MGDGAEAAGATAASRFGTICVFCGSNAGRRRVFGDAALDLGHELVRRGVDLVYGGGSIGLMGLIARTVLDGGRRVVGVIPRALMAVEISGESVGEVIVVQDMHERKAEMARRSKAFIALPGGYGTMEELLEMITWCQLGIHDKPVGLLNVDGYYDPLLALFDKGEAEGFINSDCRQIFVSAPTASELLTKMEEVAPATSWEISELGYGRTPGADQS, from the exons ATGGGAGacggagcggaggcggcgggggcgaccGCGGCGAGCAGGTTCGGGACGATCTGCGTCTTCTGCGGCAGCAACGCGGGGCGCCGCAGGGTGTTCGGCGACGCGGCGCTCGACCTCGGCCACGAGCTG gTGAGGCGGGGCGTCGATCTGGtctacggcggcggcagcatcgGGCTGATGGGCTTGATCGCGCGTACGGTTCTCGACGGCGGCCGCCGTGTCGTCGG GGTGATTCCTAGAGCTCTCATGGCTGTCGAG ATATCAGGTGAGAGTGTGGGAGAAGTAATAGTTGTACAGGACATGCATGAGCGGAAAGCGGAGATGGCTCGGCGATCCAAAGCGTTCATTGCTCTTCCTG GGGGCTATGGAACAATGGAGGAGCTGTTAGAGATGATAACATGGTGCCAACTTGGAATTCATGACAAGCCA GTTGGATTGCTAAATGTTGACGGTTACTACGATCCACTGCTCGCGTTGTTCGACAAAGGCGAGGCGGAGGGCTTCATCAACTCTGATTGTAGACAAATATTTGTATCTGCACCAACTGCAAGTGAATTGCTGACAAAGATGGAG GAGGTGGCCCCTGCAACAAGCTGGGAGATCTCAGAGCTTGGCTATGGAAGAACACCGGGCGCTGATCAATCCTAG